In Eubalaena glacialis isolate mEubGla1 chromosome 4, mEubGla1.1.hap2.+ XY, whole genome shotgun sequence, the genomic window cccgcccccggcAACGTGCACGCCAGGCTCCCGTCCCCTCCTCCTGTCCCCCACGCCTACCTGCACGCCAGCCTCCTGCGGGTGTGCCTTCATGGCCTGCAGTGCAGCCAGGGCCCCGCCGCCCTCCACGATGATCCGGCTGTTCTCTGGCTTGCGCAGTGCCAGGACACACAGGGCCGCGCAGCTCTGCTCACACACCTGCGGGGTGGGTCACAGGGATGGCTGAGAGGAGGCAGACAGACCCCCACTGTCACCAGCTCCCCAGGTGAGTGCCCTGCAACCTCACCTGGACAGACCGCTGTCAGTCCACGTGTGTACTGGACCAGAAGTAACAGAAACGACACCAGGTGCATCAAACCAGCTCTTAGGGGTGATGGTCTCACCCCAGGCCCCTGGCTCGCCCCACCCCGGCCCTCActcaccctgcccccagcctcttgCTCGCTGACCTCACCCTAGGCCTGGCCCTGCTTCGGGAGATGGGAAAGACCGTTATGTAGATACAGATACTGATCTGGGAGTCCAGCCATTCAGCCCCACCTCGTGTGTTCCCCCTGCCCTGGGGTGGGTACCTGGGGACTGGCCAGGTGCCGGGTCATGGCGGACACAATGGACTCTGTCCCGCCTTCGCGGACAATGGCATCCTTCACATCATCGTTGCCTGCGATAGCCCTCAGGGCGCTCAGCACTTGCTTCACAAGGTCCTGAAGAGAGGGCAATGCACGGGTCACACCCGGCCACACCCCTCTCCTGAGAGGCATCCAGGCATTAACTGCTTGGCTGTGTCTCGAGGGAGGGTCTGGGGCTGTTTCAATGTCTGCTGTCTGAACACAGGTGGGGCCACCCCGGGGTGTGCAGCTGGCATGGAAGAGCAGGGTTATTCATCACTTGCTGTATAGAGAAGGCAGGGGAGGCTCAGGGAAGTGGACCCTGTGGTTCAGGCCACCTGCATCCAGGCGAGGCGTCTGGATGACttcaacccccccaccccacccccccgccaaaacacacacagagaggCATGTGGCTGGCTCAGGCCAGCGAGCAGAATGGCCTCACCGAAGCATCACACACCTGAGCTGGGGTCTGGACCAGCCCCCCCACCACTAAAGGACAGTGAGAGAGAGTGGGTGGGTTTGTTTTCCCCCTAAATTTGAGGTCCTTCTCATGGGTCATGAGAAGTGAAAACTGATCTTTGGATCTGGGTTCAGCAGACAGGGCCAGCGTGTTCTGACTCAAGCCTGGCTGGCTGATCAGGGCCTAGAGGGGCAAAGTTCACTGGGAGGCCCGGAGCCTTCCCCAGGTGTCAAGAGAAATGACAGAGTGAAACTCAGGCGAGGGGACTTCACACCCTAAGACAGCTCTGGACGCCCACCTGGTGGTCACTGCAGCTGGCCAGCAGGGCCACCAGGACACTGAGGCCCCCGAGGTCGACGACCTCCTGGCAGAACTCGTTGCGGACAGCCAGGCGGGACAGGGTGCTGCAGATATCACTCAGGATGCTGGGGTTGTCGGGGAACGCTGTAGATGTAGGAGGAACCGCTggggtgaggagagagaaaaCCAGCCCAGGCTCCGAGCCAGTAGTCCTGGGAGGAATCCCGAATCCCGCTCCACCAGCGAGGCCTGGCCCCTCTGCCTGGCCGGGTGGCCGCCTGTACCAGGAGGGCCCCAGGGACCACAAGGTGCGGGGTGCTGCCTGGGCCTGCAGTGCCCCCTGCTGGCTGCGGGGGAAGACACAGGACTGTACCTTCCCCTCCACTGTGCCCCAGATAAATTCCAGACCAACTGATGATCTcggctaaaaaaagaaaaccataatagTGCTATAATAAGACATCGGAGACTATTTTTATGATCTTGGGTAGGGAACGACCTTTCTAACTGCAACAGGACACCTAGAAGCTGCAGAGGGACATATGGATAGAGTTGACCTGAGCAAAATTAAACACAGATGCTGAAGACAAAGCTCAGAGGCACCAGGGAGGAGAGGCATGACTGAGAATGATGGGGGGAGGAGAGTTAGGGAGTTAGCAGGGGGGCACGGAGAGCCATAATGACACAGAGCTCAGTGATGGTCGTTTATAGGGCCCCCTGGCCAGGCCACAGTCCCCAGTGACTCCATGAATACTAATCCGGGTGTGCCGTGGAGGCATTCTCTAGATGTGGTACATCCACGACCAGCTGACTTCAAGTAAAGGAAATGACCCTCGATGgtctgggtgggcctcatctaatcagccAAAGACCTTaagagggaaactgaggtctCCCTGAAGAGGAAGAAGCTTGCCGGCAGAGTACAGTGTTGGTTCCTGCCCAAGCCTCCGGCCCGCTTCACAGATTTCAGATTCAAAAGCCCCATGACCACATGAACAAATACCTTGCaataaatctctctctatatatacatatatacacgtatatatgtatacatacatatacaaaaatacacacacacacacacacacacacacacaccctactggTTCTGTCTCTGTGGTAGCACTCTCACTGATAGGAGCTCCTGTAAATAAACAAGGAAGATGCAAAGCACCCCTCGGAAAAGCAGCCCAACTTTGCAGCTGGTTTTCACCCTCTCTGGAGGTGTGGAGGGGAGATTGAGGCAGGCCCTACTCCCCCACAGACAGGGCCAGAGTCGCACACACAGGCCTGGCGAGAGAGCCAGAGCCACAGGGCAGGCTGGAAAGGGGAACTCATTCTTCTAGCACCTTCTGTGCACCAGACCCCAGTCAGGCCTTTTCCAGTGGGTGCAGTGGACAGAGGTCAGGGGCTTTGGTGCCCAAACGTCAGTGTTGTGACCTCCCTTGGCTGCCTCATCAGGGTCACCCCAGAGTCAGGCACATGGACATGCACAAGAATGGGCGGCCAAGTATGAACCAAAGTGTAAACCTCTGCCTGGGAGCGGCCACAGTGAGTGCCAGCAACACTCCCCCATCTTCGGGAAACAGCACCCTTATTTTTCCCTTTGAGGAGCCCTCTTTTCCACTCTCAGTCTGTGTTGCTGGACAGAGCCAAGCCCCCTCCCCAAATGGTTCTAGAGATGAGCATGGGATGTGGTCTGGGCCAATGAGCGCTGGCTTGGAACTCTCCTGGAGCAACTAAGAGTAAGGACAGTTATGCTAGGGCTGCCATGCAGGTGGGACCAAGCTGACAAATACAAGTGGTGCCCAGAGCCAGCCAGACCTGAAGCAGTCCTAAACCCTGACTCTCACTCTTGCCACACCTGCTCCTACCTTTGGCGGCCTCAATGAGCACCTTCAAGCCTCCATTCTCCTGCACGATCATCTTGGCATGGTCATGGGCACGGCCGAAGGGCACACGAATGTCATCGTCAAAGGTCATGATGCGTAGGGCCCAGCAGGCCTCCCTGACCACGTCGGCACAGCAGCTGTGCCGGGCAATGGCGCCAGTCAGCAGGGGTAGCACGCCGGCCTTCACCAGGCTCTGCCGGTTCTGCTCGTGCTTCAGGCAGGCGTGGCGCACACAGCGGATCCCCGAGCAGGTCACGTTGGCCGAGTCAGCATTCTGGGCCAGCGTGGCCACCAGGAGCTGCAGGCCCTGCGTGTCCAAGAGATCGGGCTGGCCATCAGTCAGGGCTGACAGGGCATTGAGGGCCTGGAGCAGGAGACTCTGGTCACCTGCTGCGGCCAACTTCCAGGTGGCGAGGAGGATGGGGTAGGCCCCTTTCTCGGCTGCCAAGAAGCGGCAGGCCTTTTGCTGCTTGCACTGCTCGCAAAAGCGGGCAAGGTGTGCTGACACCTCCTGGGGGTGAGAGCGGGCCACGGACTCCTGCAGGTCATCCAGGGCCTAAGGGACATGGGAGAAACCTCAGTGTCAGCTCAGTCCAAAGACGGTCACAGCGACAGTGCTGCACCCCTGTGGGATTCCCTCGTGTGGGATCTGGGCCTTGGTGGAAGTTCTGTGGGGCTAGTTCCAGCTGtggcagcttccacacctgtgcttttatttatttatttatttaatatttatttggctgtgctgggtcttagttgcggcatgcaggatcttatagttgcagcacgtgggatctttagttgcggcatgcgaactcttagttgtggcatgtgagatctagttccctgaccggggattgaacccggcccccgccccccgcattgggagcatggagtcttagcccctggaccaccagggaagtccccactgagCTTGAGAGgccatggagggagggagggagggagagggagagaggaagagagaggcccTGCCATCTCAGTGTCCCTGACAAGGAGCCACACACACAAGTACAGACATTAAACATTCTAGCTCTAGCTGCCATTGCATGAGAGGCCCCCAAGTGAGACCAGCAGAAGAACCATCCAGCTGACATCAGTCAACCCAGCAAaatcatcaaaaacaataaaatggctattgttttgggttgtttgttgttgttgttttttggccgtgccatgtggcttgcagaatcctagttccccgaccagggatcgaacccgggcccacagaagtgaaagcacggagtcctaaccactggactgccagggaattccccttgggttgtttgttatgcagTCATAACTAACTGACATACCCACCAATGGCTAGCTCTCTAAGGAAGGTGAAAGCCACCTTTACCAGTCCTGCCCATATCATATACCTCCTGTTCATCTCTCTCattcactccacaaatatttactgagcacctgccaaATGAAACCATGCTGTACACACGGTTGGTTTACCCATGTTCAACTCTAAGCCCTTGGAGAACAAGCTTATAAtgaaagaagacaatttgaatagGGCACACAAATCTAGTGGCCACTCAATGCCCTGACCTGAGGACCTGTCTCAGCTTGAGCCCAAGATGAACCCATGCCCCTGGAGCTTATGACATCATTTGCATCCAGCCCTGGAGAGGGTGGGTCTACAGGTACCATCAGCCCAAAGTACTTTGATTTGGCCTCGACTGCCATGAAAGTCAAGAATGCCTGTCAGCCAACCCTCGCTGAGCTCTGATTTGTGGACTTAACTAAACATATGTTATGATGAAACAGAATATTAAGAAATAGGTTAATTGgcccaacactgtaaatcaactctacttcaataaaaaagaaaattttttaaaaggtgaaagaaATAGGTTAAAAcctatttgtgtgtgtgacttgaatagacatttcttcagagaagatacacaaatggccact contains:
- the ARMC6 gene encoding armadillo repeat-containing protein 6, which codes for MKMASKRITQETFDAAVRENIEEFEMGPEEAVKEAVEQFESQGVDLSNIVRMTPKVSADGPQEPTHDILQALDDLQESVARSHPQEVSAHLARFCEQCKQQKACRFLAAEKGAYPILLATWKLAAAGDQSLLLQALNALSALTDGQPDLLDTQGLQLLVATLAQNADSANVTCSGIRCVRHACLKHEQNRQSLVKAGVLPLLTGAIARHSCCADVVREACWALRIMTFDDDIRVPFGRAHDHAKMIVQENGGLKVLIEAAKAFPDNPSILSDICSTLSRLAVRNEFCQEVVDLGGLSVLVALLASCSDHQDLVKQVLSALRAIAGNDDVKDAIVREGGTESIVSAMTRHLASPQVCEQSCAALCVLALRKPENSRIIVEGGGALAALQAMKAHPQEAGVQKQACMLIRNLVARSQTFSQPILDLGAEALISRARATHHDCEDVAKAALRDLGCHVELQELWTGQKGNLAP